In Desulfofustis limnaeus, the genomic stretch TAGATCCCGTTCATCGCCGAGGTGCAGTTCCATGACCTGCTGAAACCGGCTGACCAGCAGGTAATGGTGAATGGTTATGGCCAGCAGGCTGGTGGCCGGGGCCCTCAGGAATGATTGCAGATAGGGATGACGCCGCAGGTAGCGTTCCCACAACTCCGTGCACTCCCCAACACCGCACTCTGCGGCAACCCCCAGTGCGGTGAGTGCCGTGGCCCGATGGAAATCAGCCGAGGTATTGGTCCGGTTATCGAAGAATAGTGATACCCGGGGGTCTCGCTCGATATTGGCATATTTCCGTGTCGCCTGCCCCGTTGCCACCACGATCGTCCGCAAGTCGTCGGAATGGGCAAAGGCCATCAGGCTCGAATAAGGCTGCCCCTCGCGTTGGGTACCGAGTACCGCTAAGCTCTGGGACGCAAGCAGGGTCCCGATCTGGTCCCGAAGCTGTTGTTCTTGCATCTGCATGTCACACCACCTTATGCTTACCCTGCATCTGCCACTTTCTCCCGCATCGAGTGTCATGGCAGAAAAGAAACCCGGCCGTGAACGAAGCTCCGCATGGTTCATTGAGCCACTGGCTTTCAGTATACCCTCCAGCACTCATTTTTCTCACTGAGAAACGAGGGGGAACGCTTCGACAACCGTTCAACAACGTACCGATTTTTGCTGCAACCACCAAGGTGAGGGTTGCTGGTCAGCAAGACCAGCCGGTCGCCGACGGCATCTGGACCGCCGTAGTGCTGGCAACGCTGCTGGCCGCCGGTGCGGCGGCGCTGGTCCTGAGCCTGATTCGCAGCGACCGGCGGCCAGCAGCAAACCTGGAACGCTCTGCTCAGTTTCCCGTTTGCGCAACCGGCTTGATGTTCTGGTTCATCCGGAAAAAGTTGGTCGGATCGTATTTTGTTTTGACAGCGACCAGTTTCCGGTAGTTGTTGCCGTAGCTTGATTGCCACAGGTGCTGCGGGTTTTCTCCGAACCCGGGGAAATTGACATATACGCCACCGTTCGAGTAGCGATTCATGGCCTCCCAGAACCCCCGAACCCACGCGATATTTCGTTCCGACTCGGCAGGATCGCTCCACGCTCCGTCAATACTGAACATGAACTGCGCCTTCCGGTTCTGGTAAGCGGTGGCGCTCTCAGCAACCCTGCTCACGGCGCCACCCAGATGCCGGATAATCACCAGCAAACGTGGGTTGGGGCGCCGCTTGACCCACGACATCATGGTGTCGACAGCCTCATTACTCAACTGATCCAGATAGAGAGATTTCCAGTAATACAGATCTCCATCTTGCATGAACTCGTCGAAACCCTGCTGTGCCTCAAGATACGTGGTGGGCCCGCCCAGATCTAGGATCGGCTCACCCACGTCGCGCAGCGGCTGGAACAATGTCTCACCTTGTTCCACCGGACCGATAAACATCCCGTCCAGCAGGCACACCGGCGTACCATGCAATTCGGCTGGAATGTCGGGATGTTCCGGGATACCCCAGATGCCGAACGAGGTGGAGGCCTCCTCTGGGGCTGTTTCAGCGAAGCGGCGCCAGGTTTCAAGCACTGAGCGCGACTGGTCAAAGGGGTAGATCGGATTCAGGGTGACCACCTGCGGCCCCACCGGGTATAAGCGGAATTCAAAGACGGTTACGATACCAAAATTTCCTCCGCCGCCACGTAGGGCCCAGAATAGATCGCTGTTTTCGCGCTCGCTCGCTCGCCGCCACTGACCATCGGCAGTAACGATTTCCACCGCCAGGAGGTTATCGCAGGACAGGCCGTATTTACGCCGCATATAGCCGACGCCGCCACCCAACGTCAGCCCCGCCACACCAGTCAACGAGACCTCACCTCCCGGAGTTGCCAGGCCGTGCGCCTGGGCCGCAGCGTCCACATCGGCCCACAGCGCGCCGGCCTGAACCCTGGCGATGCGTGCGCCAGGGTCGACCGTCACCGTGCGCATGGCCGACATATCGATCATCATGCCTTCGTCACAGACGGCATACCCGGCCACATGGTGGCCGCCGCCGCGGACCGAGACCAGCAGGTTGTTTTCCCGGGCGAAGCGTACGGAACGCACCACGTCATCTGCATTCGCACACCTGGCAATAAGGGCTGGCCTTCTGTCGATCAGGCCGTTCCACACTTTTCTGGCAGCATCGTAACCCTCGGCATCGGGGAGGACCAGCTGCCCTTCGAAACTGTCTGCATAGGTTCTGAACCTTTCGGTATCGATAGCTTTTGTCATCATGGCACATCTCCTTATGGATGGTTGGCGATGGTCATTATGGCCACCGTCCAGCAATGGACTCGGTGTCCCCCTGGATAGGTCTCACCGGGCTTATTCACCCATAGGCAGAAAACGTGCCAAAGATCAGATATTCAATGTATTCAAGGCTATTTCTTAGCGTTAGGCATTGTTGAAGCTTTTTCCTGTAGCGTCGGCCACAAACGAATCAGCGAAATCTCGCAAAAAGCAGCGGCGACAACTCGCCAATCGGCGAGATTTCAAAAAAGCAATGGACCGGCAGCGGCAGGTTTGGCTTTACCTGGAACGCTTGATGCCAAGCGATTTGATACGTGAGTTCAGTGTCGAGGATGGCAGGCCAAGCAGACGGGCAGCTCCTTTCGGACCGGATACCCGCCAGTTGCTTGCTTCGAGAGCGTTGATGATGTTTTGTTTTTCATATGCCTTCATCTGAGCGGCGGCCAAGATTGGTCCCTCTGCGAACGCAGGTTGCATGGCAGGCACAGCATCAGGATCGACATGCTTTTCCGGCAGGCATCTGGACAGGTCCAACCGGCCGTCTCTTGCGGTGATAACGGCGCGTTCGATGATGTTCTGCAGCTCCCGAACGTTGCCCGGCCAGGCGTAGGACTTCAGACGCCGCTCATCGATGGGACGCAACGGTTCGACATGACATCCCAACCGCCGGGAAAACCGGTCGACAAAAGCCGCGGCCAACAGAATCACGTCGTCACCACGTTCCCGTAACGGGGGCAGCTCGATCGGAAATACATTCAGACGATAATACAGGTCTTGACGAAACTGGCCGGCGGCGATTATTTGTTCCAGATCCTTATTGGTGGCAGCGATGATCCGCACATCTACCCGACGCGTTGTCGAACTGCCCACCGGCTCAAACTCCCCTTCCTGCAACACCCGCAACAGCTTTGGTTGTAATTCCAACGGTAACTCGGCAATTTCATCAAGAAAAAAGGTACCGCCATCGGCCAGCGCGAAGCGGCCTTCACGAGCCTGAGTAGCGCCGGTGAAGGCACCCTTGCAATGGCCAAACAGCTCGCTTTCCATCAGCCCCGCAGGAATGGCGGCGCAGTTGATTTTCATCAACGGCCTTTCTTTTCTGCGACTTGCCGCATGCACCATGCGCGCGATCAATTCCTTGCCGGTACCGGTTTCCCCGCAGATGAGGACTGCGGCGTCGGTGCCGGCCACCTGCTGCACGTCTTTCAGTACGTTCACATACGGTTGGCTGGCTCCGATCATCTCATCGAAGCCGGAGATCTCTTTAAGTTCTTCCTTGAGTTGCTCGGTCTCGATACGCAGGGATTGAATCCTCGCCTCGGCGGCCAACCGTTCAGTAATGTTGCGCAGGATCAATATGATCGAGTGGTACAAAGGAGTGCTCACCAGAGAGACGGTCGCCTCAGCCTTGAATTCGGAACCCTCCGTGGTGCGGACCAGCAGGTACTCCGGCACCCAGTATTTCTTTACCGGCTGGTTGCTAGATGCCATCTGGTCTATCAGATCATGCAGGAGGACGCCACTGGGTGCCGACAAGAAATCGGTAAAAGTGTGTCCCCGGGCCTGGTCCGCTTCTATCTTCAGGATATTGACGGCTTCATCATTGATCAGGCGGATGGAGAGTTGCTCGTCCAGTTCGATGATCGCATCCGGGGCCGTATCGAGCAACTGTCTCACGCGTTGTTCGCGCTCCCGCACCCGGTTTTCCGCCTGGATACGGCGTAGTTCAGCCCCGGCCCGGGCGGCAAAAATCCGCATGATGGCGAGCGTGGACTCCTGGTGGGGCATCGGTTTCCGGTCCATGACAGCCAAATGCCCCAGGACTTTGCCGGCGGCGTCACTGAACGGAATACCCAGGTAACTGACCATGCCCAGAGCGGTCAGATCCGGATCATCCGGAAAAGTGCCAGCCACCTGATCGGCCACATGGAAGATCTGTCCCTTTCTGATGACGACTTCACACGGCGTTCCGGTGACGGAAGCTTCCACATCTTCCTGCAGGCGGCCGTCCAGATAAAAGGCGAGCGCTCTCAGTTTTTGAAATGCGTCGGCATACTCGGTTACCCAGACGGCCGGTACCTGGAGCGCCTCGGCCAGATTGACCACCAAGGCCGAAAAAAACGCCTCACCGGTTTCAGGACCGGTCCCCTCGAGGATCTTGCGCAACACCGTGTCCAACCTGCGCTGGCCGACCAGGTTTTTCATAGGTACCTTCTCCTGCCATGCGTCCCTTCATTTCTTATAGCTTTAACTCCTTTCAGAGAGGCGTCAACAATCTGCGGACAACAAGAGAGTCTTTTTTCACCATTTGTCTTGATTGCAGCCCTCTCGCATCGTATCGCACCAAGGATGGCACTCTAACCGCATGCAGCCCCCCTGGAGAAGACCTTGCCCACGAAAAGCCACCTCCACCCGATCGACCATTTGACAGTCGCGGCAAGGACGTTACAGGTATAGTAAGGAGCAGCGGCTGCCTATGGGCAGCCCTGGTTCACCAAAGAGGCTCTTAGGCACGAATACGATCACGATGCTTAAACGACTTTTTCCCTGGAAATTCCTGTTGGGTCTGGCAGCCAAACGCTACGACATTATCGACCCGATTTCGGTGGCCGCCCGAATCCGCAGTTTCGCCCAACCCTCGGAAGTTCAAGAACCGATCGAGTTGCTTCGGGCCGGAATCATCTTTCACGCCCGCGGCCTGATCAACACCAAAGCCATCCAACACAATCTCGACTGGATCTGGCCCTACTGGGTCGAGCGTCAGTTCAACCCGCAGGACCACTCTTTCATTCCACGGGCCTTTTCCTTTTCGCACATCAACCTGACCCATCGCAATTGGACGGCGCTGGGACTGCCAGACTTGCCGCTATTCCCGATTGTCGATCCCCGGGGCCTGATAACCCCGTTGCCGGACGGCTGGTCTATAGACTGCTGGTTCATCGATGACGAGGGTAACGCCCTGTGTCCGTCCAAACTGACAGAGGTCGAGCAGCGACTGCAGGACGACCGGCTGCGCCGGGTGATCACCACCAGCAGGAATAACACCGCAGTGCTGGAAGTCGAAGCCGCAGTCGACGATCTCGGCTTTGGCCCGCACCTTCAGGTGAAGGCTCGAGCCGACAGCGTCACCGGGGGGTGGCTGGTTTTCTCCCTGCGTCCCTGCAACCCGGAAGGTGTCCAGTTCATCGAAAAAGCCCAATTACTGGAAAACGAACCGGGCTGGCTCGTTAATGGTGAAACCGTCGTATCGCTCGATCAAGAGCCTGATCGGACGCTTTTTTCCAACTATCGGCAGGGCGATGTCTTTTATCTGCTGGACCGGAAATCCACCCACCCTCCGCAAAAATCGCAGACCTGTCGCATCGGCATGGTAACCGCAGCGGCACTGCATCGGGTAGAGGCCGTCGAAGCCGAGCGGGAATTCGGCTATCGTGTCACTCTACCGGCCCCGGAAAATATCGAAGGAAACCGTACCAGCCGCAGCTGGCCGGAGGCAGAACAGGGAGCAACCGAACTGCAGGTTCCCGACGAACACGTCCGATTCCTCCATGACAGTGCAATCCGAACCCTGCTGCACCTCAGTGGTGGCGAAATCGTTCCCGGCCCTTACACCTACAATCGCTTCTGGTTCCGCGACGCCTGCCTCATGCTCAATGCCTTGCTCGCCTCAGGTTTTCCGGATCGCTGCCGCCAGCAGCTGGCGACCTTCCCAAAGCGACAGGCGCACAACGGCTATTTTCACTCCCAGGACGGCGAGTGGGACGCCAACGGCCAAGTCCTGTGGATCATGAACCGCTACCGGCTGCTGGCGGGCTCCCCCGTACCAACCGCATGGCTGACATCGATCGCCAAGGGTGCCGAGTGGATCGTCCGCAAACGGGTCCTGGACCCTGCCGATCCGAAGCTGCGGGGACTGCTGCCTCCCGGCTTCAGCGCCGAACATTTCGGGCCCAACGACAACTACTACTGGGACGATTTCTGGGCTGTCGCCGGTCTTCACGCCGCCGCCGACATGCTGGAAGCACAGAATCACGGACACGCCTACACGATCTACCGGGAAACGGCGAAATCAATGCTGCAGGACATCCTCAACAGTCTCGCCCTGATCGAACGGGAGAAAGGCAGCCCGGCCATGCCGACCTCGCCGAATCGGCGTCTCGATTCCGGCGCCATCGGTTCCCTGGCCGCCGATTACCCTCTGCAGCTGCTGCCTCCGGGAGATCGGAGAACCATGGCCACGGCCGGCTACCTGTTCAACAACTGCCTGCAAAAAGGGTGTTTCTTTCAGGATATGATCCACTCCGGGATCAACGTCTACATGACGTTGGCCCTGGCGCAAACCTATCTTCGAGCCCGCGATCCGCGCTTTGAGGCACTGGCCCGGGCGGCGGCGGCCTTCGCCTCTCCAACCGGCCAATGGCCTGAAGCCATCCACCCGCTCACCGGCGGCGGTTGCATGGGCGACGGCCAACACGGCTGGGCGGCGGCCGAGTGGCTGATGATGATCCGCAACCGATTTGTCCTTGAGGAAAGGGATCGACTGGTAATCGGCAGAGGCATCTCGCCGACCTGGATTGCCAGGCGCAAACGTCTCAGCTATGGACCGACCCCCACCCCCTACGGACCGGTCAGGGTCGTGGTAGATTGCCGCACCGGCGACCCGGAAGTTGTGCTCGAAACCGCATGGCGTGGCCCTGGCCCCGAGAACATCAGTGCAGAGGTGCCGGGCTATCGCGATTGTCGGCTGTCAGGCCCGCATTATCGCTGCACGTTGGAGAAGACCGAATAAGAACAAACATAAGTACCAACACCTCTCTGCCACCAGCCGCCAACGCTCGG encodes the following:
- a CDS encoding pyridoxamine 5'-phosphate oxidase family protein, giving the protein MQMQEQQLRDQIGTLLASQSLAVLGTQREGQPYSSLMAFAHSDDLRTIVVATGQATRKYANIERDPRVSLFFDNRTNTSADFHRATALTALGVAAECGVGECTELWERYLRRHPYLQSFLRAPATSLLAITIHHYLLVSRFQQVMELHLGDERDLFSR
- a CDS encoding FAD-binding oxidoreductase; the encoded protein is MMTKAIDTERFRTYADSFEGQLVLPDAEGYDAARKVWNGLIDRRPALIARCANADDVVRSVRFARENNLLVSVRGGGHHVAGYAVCDEGMMIDMSAMRTVTVDPGARIARVQAGALWADVDAAAQAHGLATPGGEVSLTGVAGLTLGGGVGYMRRKYGLSCDNLLAVEIVTADGQWRRASERENSDLFWALRGGGGNFGIVTVFEFRLYPVGPQVVTLNPIYPFDQSRSVLETWRRFAETAPEEASTSFGIWGIPEHPDIPAELHGTPVCLLDGMFIGPVEQGETLFQPLRDVGEPILDLGGPTTYLEAQQGFDEFMQDGDLYYWKSLYLDQLSNEAVDTMMSWVKRRPNPRLLVIIRHLGGAVSRVAESATAYQNRKAQFMFSIDGAWSDPAESERNIAWVRGFWEAMNRYSNGGVYVNFPGFGENPQHLWQSSYGNNYRKLVAVKTKYDPTNFFRMNQNIKPVAQTGN
- a CDS encoding sigma 54-interacting transcriptional regulator; translation: MKNLVGQRRLDTVLRKILEGTGPETGEAFFSALVVNLAEALQVPAVWVTEYADAFQKLRALAFYLDGRLQEDVEASVTGTPCEVVIRKGQIFHVADQVAGTFPDDPDLTALGMVSYLGIPFSDAAGKVLGHLAVMDRKPMPHQESTLAIMRIFAARAGAELRRIQAENRVREREQRVRQLLDTAPDAIIELDEQLSIRLINDEAVNILKIEADQARGHTFTDFLSAPSGVLLHDLIDQMASSNQPVKKYWVPEYLLVRTTEGSEFKAEATVSLVSTPLYHSIILILRNITERLAAEARIQSLRIETEQLKEELKEISGFDEMIGASQPYVNVLKDVQQVAGTDAAVLICGETGTGKELIARMVHAASRRKERPLMKINCAAIPAGLMESELFGHCKGAFTGATQAREGRFALADGGTFFLDEIAELPLELQPKLLRVLQEGEFEPVGSSTTRRVDVRIIAATNKDLEQIIAAGQFRQDLYYRLNVFPIELPPLRERGDDVILLAAAFVDRFSRRLGCHVEPLRPIDERRLKSYAWPGNVRELQNIIERAVITARDGRLDLSRCLPEKHVDPDAVPAMQPAFAEGPILAAAQMKAYEKQNIINALEASNWRVSGPKGAARLLGLPSSTLNSRIKSLGIKRSR